The Myxocyprinus asiaticus isolate MX2 ecotype Aquarium Trade chromosome 39, UBuf_Myxa_2, whole genome shotgun sequence genome window below encodes:
- the LOC127430006 gene encoding NLR family CARD domain-containing protein 3-like isoform X1, with protein MAVGPCSAEIQQRRLELVENHSEHLTRLLDVLFNVGAVTEEDLSLIRGSSLKGERECMRVLLDVLNGRGEESCRAFLYLLPSVQEETASATKPGQTSKQDHLKKHKDILARQHCSVDYLSIRGLNSEQTETGCLTDITFSRQTGHASPLQCRHEASGVGDAFRTQGDEAGRQDEICVFRDVYENLLSNIASGVNMLSGIAGSGKTTVVRRLVREWAAESNSTKIVLSLSFSELNLITQEQSLQELLTDHYSHLKPILTDLLTSNPAQFLLILDGLDEFCYHLNFEHTPKCSDPERVQPIQAIVVNLIKGNLLPGVSIFLTSRPHAVSKVPPVLVSQFYSLLGFSAGQQKQYFEQNCGSHEAAASVWASVSSHKPLLLMCHIPAFCWIVSAALQDGGSCLCLDTVSASPGKRGLRNEEANRRNSSLGPKELTNTKLYQETSKPVTITEIYCCFVKSILLFHVQGRTEGSHLTRLQHAPHVLGEMQPFLKSLGAMAFKGLLERRFIFDSSDLNAFNLGSSKLSQVFLIEILKEDRASLTFEKGFHFIHTSVQEFLAALYYVFQSISGSDPFSGLKSTTGRYFRSVCKQIVSAVHKFGRPYRLFRRRIKKAFRCGEQHQSGHMDLFCRFVCGLLVPRTRLILNGFFPDGPRTHLLLCTPSPDPTPPFLLHLLHSQLQSSTLSPERQVNVCHCLYEAQDPDLSQRLQGWMKVLSEQASNQSGSVNRDWSELAFLLQLSPDLQFLKLDAQALNADGLRRLLPVLPLFSTLSVEQNPLGPEGAAVLSLALQNPDCCIQRLWVVATGLGCEGVKILAEALKENRTVTDLSRMAINKIGDVGAGSLAELLRTNRTLTDIRLRDNHVTDKGAELLMVALKENTTLQYLWMTDNKFSKEGVKKLREFAKSRPNLDIKVCD; from the exons ATGGCTGTTGGGCCATGTAGCGCAGAGATTCAACAACGGCGCTTGGAGCTCGTGGAGAACCACAGCGAACACTTGACGCGCCTTCTGGACGTGCTGTTCAACGTGGGTGCAGTGACCGAGGAAGACCTAAGCCTCATTAGAGGTTCATCTCTCAAAGGTGAGAGAGAGTGTATGCGAGTTCTTCTGGATGTGCTCAATGGAAGAGGTGAAGAATCATGCAGGGCGTTCCTCTACTTGCTACCAAGCGTTCAGGAAGAAACAGCCTCAGCAACAAAACCAGGACAGACCAGCAAGCAAGACCACCTGAAAAAGCACAAAGACATCCTGGCTAGACAGCACTGTTCAGTGGACTATCTAAGCATCAGAGGTCTGAATTCAGAGCAGACTGAGACTGGATGCTTGACTGATATTACATTCTCAAGACAGACTGGCCATGCATCACCCTTGCAGTGCCGGCATGAGGCCTCTGGAGTGGGTGATGCTTTCAGGACACAGGGGGATGAGGCTGGTAGACAAGATGAGATATGTGTTTTCAGGGACGTGTATGAGAATTTGCTTTCTAACATAGCAAGTGGGGTGAATATGCTGTCCGGAATTGCTGGGAGTGGGAAAACCACGGTTGTGAGACGGCTGGTGCGAGAGTGGGCTGCCGAAAGCAACTCGACCAAGATTGTCCTATCTCTGTCATTTAGTGAGTTAAACCTTATAACTCAGGAGCAAAGCTTGCAGGAGCTTTTGACAGATCACTACAGCCATTTGAAACCCATTCTGACAGATTTACTGACCTCAAACCCAGCACAGTTTTTACTCATCTTAGATGGACTTGACGAATTCTGTTACCATCTTAATTTCGAACATACTCCCAAGTGCTCAGATCCTGAGCGGGTGCAGCCTATACAAGCCATTGTGGTGAATTTGATCAAGGGGAATCTGCTTCCAGGTGTGTCCATATTCCTCACCTCCCGGCCTCACGCGGTCTCCAAAGTGCCTCCTGTGCTGGTCAGTCAGTTTTACAGTCTGCTGGGCTTCTCCGCAGGTCAGCAGAAGCAATACTTTGAGCAGAACTGTGGTTCTCACGAAGCTGCTGCTTCAGTGTGGGCCTCGGTATCGTCCCATAAACCCCTTCTCCTTATGTGTCACATTCCTGCATTCTGCTGGATTGTGTCTGCTGCTTTGCAAGATGGTGGCTCCTGTCTTTGTCTTGACACTGTAAGTGCcagtccaggaaaaagaggattACGCAATGAGGAAGCAAACCGACGAAACTCTTCATTGGGACCTAAGGAGTTAACAAACACCAAATTGTACCAGGAGACCTCAAAACCAGTCACTATCACTGAGATCTACTGTTGCTTCGTCAAATCCATCTTGCTGTTCCATGTGCAAGGGCGTACAGAGGGTTCCCATCTCACCAGGCTCCAACATGCCCCTCACGTCCTTGGCGAAATGCAGCCTTTTCTAAAAAGCCTGGGAGCCATGGCCTTCAAAGGTCTGCTGGAGAGACGGTTCATCTTTGACAGCTCTGATTTGAACGCTTTTAATTTGGGTAGCTCTAAGCTCTCACAGGTATTCCTCATAGAGATTCTTAAAGAGGATCGAGCCTCCCTTACATTTGAAAAGGGCTTCCATTTCATCCACACCAGTGTGCAAGAGTTCTTGGCTGCCCTGTATTATGTTTTTCAGTCTATCTCAGGATCAGATCCATTTTCAGGCCTCAAATCAACCACAGGCCGCTATTTCCGGTCTGTGTGTAAGCAAATTGTGTCAGCTGTTCATAAGTTTGGCAGACCATACCGTCTCTTCCGCAGACGCATAAAGAAGGCTTTTCGTTGTGGGGAACAACATCAGTCTGGACACATGGATCTGTTCTGcag GTTTGTATGCGGCCTGTTGGTCCCTAGAACGCGCCTAATCTTAAATGGATTTTTCCCTGATGGACCACGGACACATCTTCTCTTATGCACACCCTCTCCAGATCCAACTCCTCCTTTCCTCCTCCATCTGTTACACTCCCAGCTCCAGAGCTCCACCCTCAGCCCAGAAAGGCAGGTCAATGTGTGTCACTGTCTTTACGAGGCTCAAGACCCTGATTTGTCACAACGGCTACAAGGCTGGATGAAAGTCCTTTCAGAGCAGGCCTCAAATCAGTCTGGCTCTGTGAACAGAGACTGGAGCGAGCTGGCTTTCCTGTTACAGCTGAGCCCAGACCTGCAGTTTCTAAAACTAGATGCACAAGCACTCAATGCTGATGGGCTCCGCAGGCTCTTACCAGTTCTTCCTCTCTTTTCAACACTCAG TGTGGAACAGAATCCTCTTGGCCCAGAGGGGGCGGCTGTGCTATCCCTTGCTCTGCAAAATCCAGACTGTTGCATTCAGAGGCTGTG GGTGGTCGCGACAGGGCTTGGCTGTGAGGGCGTTAAGATTCTTGCAGAAGCACTGAAAGAAAATCGTACTGTGACTGACCTCAG TAGAATGGCCATCAATAAAATTGGAGATGTTGGAGCTGGCTCTCTTGCAGAATTGTTGAGGACAAATCGCACTTTGACAGATATCAG ACTTCGTGACAACCATGTGACAGACAAAGGAGCTGAACTCCTCATGGTGGCCCTAAAAGAGAACACTACATTACAATACCTGTG GATGACTGACAACAAGTTTTCCAAAGAGGGTGTCAAGAAGCTGAGAGAATTTGCAAAGAGCAGACCTAATCTTGACATTAAAGTTTGTGACTGA
- the LOC127430006 gene encoding NLR family CARD domain-containing protein 3-like isoform X2, giving the protein MAVGPCSAEIQQRRLELVENHSEHLTRLLDVLFNVGAVTEEDLSLIRGSSLKGERECMRVLLDVLNGRGEESCRAFLYLLPSVQEETASATKPGQTSKQDHLKKHKDILARQHCSVDYLSIRGLNSEQTETGCLTDITFSRQTGHASPLQCRHEASGVGDAFRTQGDEAGRQDEICVFRDVYENLLSNIASGVNMLSGIAGSGKTTVVRRLVREWAAESNSTKIVLSLSFSELNLITQEQSLQELLTDHYSHLKPILTDLLTSNPAQFLLILDGLDEFCYHLNFEHTPKCSDPERVQPIQAIVVNLIKGNLLPGVSIFLTSRPHAVSKVPPVLVSQFYSLLGFSAGQQKQYFEQNCGSHEAAASVWASVSSHKPLLLMCHIPAFCWIVSAALQDGGSCLCLDTVSASPGKRGLRNEEANRRNSSLGPKELTNTKLYQETSKPVTITEIYCCFVKSILLFHVQGRTEGSHLTRLQHAPHVLGEMQPFLKSLGAMAFKGLLERRFIFDSSDLNAFNLGSSKLSQVFLIEILKEDRASLTFEKGFHFIHTSVQEFLAALYYVFQSISGSDPFSGLKSTTGRYFRSVCKQIVSAVHKFGRPYRLFRRRIKKAFRCGEQHQSGHMDLFCRFVCGLLVPRTRLILNGFFPDGPRTHLLLCTPSPDPTPPFLLHLLHSQLQSSTLSPERQVNVCHCLYEAQDPDLSQRLQGWMKVLSEQASNQSGSVNRDWSELAFLLQLSPDLQFLKLDAQALNADGLRRLLPVLPLFSTLSVEQNPLGPEGAAVLSLALQNPDCCIQRLWVVATGLGCEGVKILAEALKENRTVTDLRMAINKIGDVGAGSLAELLRTNRTLTDIRLRDNHVTDKGAELLMVALKENTTLQYLWMTDNKFSKEGVKKLREFAKSRPNLDIKVCD; this is encoded by the exons ATGGCTGTTGGGCCATGTAGCGCAGAGATTCAACAACGGCGCTTGGAGCTCGTGGAGAACCACAGCGAACACTTGACGCGCCTTCTGGACGTGCTGTTCAACGTGGGTGCAGTGACCGAGGAAGACCTAAGCCTCATTAGAGGTTCATCTCTCAAAGGTGAGAGAGAGTGTATGCGAGTTCTTCTGGATGTGCTCAATGGAAGAGGTGAAGAATCATGCAGGGCGTTCCTCTACTTGCTACCAAGCGTTCAGGAAGAAACAGCCTCAGCAACAAAACCAGGACAGACCAGCAAGCAAGACCACCTGAAAAAGCACAAAGACATCCTGGCTAGACAGCACTGTTCAGTGGACTATCTAAGCATCAGAGGTCTGAATTCAGAGCAGACTGAGACTGGATGCTTGACTGATATTACATTCTCAAGACAGACTGGCCATGCATCACCCTTGCAGTGCCGGCATGAGGCCTCTGGAGTGGGTGATGCTTTCAGGACACAGGGGGATGAGGCTGGTAGACAAGATGAGATATGTGTTTTCAGGGACGTGTATGAGAATTTGCTTTCTAACATAGCAAGTGGGGTGAATATGCTGTCCGGAATTGCTGGGAGTGGGAAAACCACGGTTGTGAGACGGCTGGTGCGAGAGTGGGCTGCCGAAAGCAACTCGACCAAGATTGTCCTATCTCTGTCATTTAGTGAGTTAAACCTTATAACTCAGGAGCAAAGCTTGCAGGAGCTTTTGACAGATCACTACAGCCATTTGAAACCCATTCTGACAGATTTACTGACCTCAAACCCAGCACAGTTTTTACTCATCTTAGATGGACTTGACGAATTCTGTTACCATCTTAATTTCGAACATACTCCCAAGTGCTCAGATCCTGAGCGGGTGCAGCCTATACAAGCCATTGTGGTGAATTTGATCAAGGGGAATCTGCTTCCAGGTGTGTCCATATTCCTCACCTCCCGGCCTCACGCGGTCTCCAAAGTGCCTCCTGTGCTGGTCAGTCAGTTTTACAGTCTGCTGGGCTTCTCCGCAGGTCAGCAGAAGCAATACTTTGAGCAGAACTGTGGTTCTCACGAAGCTGCTGCTTCAGTGTGGGCCTCGGTATCGTCCCATAAACCCCTTCTCCTTATGTGTCACATTCCTGCATTCTGCTGGATTGTGTCTGCTGCTTTGCAAGATGGTGGCTCCTGTCTTTGTCTTGACACTGTAAGTGCcagtccaggaaaaagaggattACGCAATGAGGAAGCAAACCGACGAAACTCTTCATTGGGACCTAAGGAGTTAACAAACACCAAATTGTACCAGGAGACCTCAAAACCAGTCACTATCACTGAGATCTACTGTTGCTTCGTCAAATCCATCTTGCTGTTCCATGTGCAAGGGCGTACAGAGGGTTCCCATCTCACCAGGCTCCAACATGCCCCTCACGTCCTTGGCGAAATGCAGCCTTTTCTAAAAAGCCTGGGAGCCATGGCCTTCAAAGGTCTGCTGGAGAGACGGTTCATCTTTGACAGCTCTGATTTGAACGCTTTTAATTTGGGTAGCTCTAAGCTCTCACAGGTATTCCTCATAGAGATTCTTAAAGAGGATCGAGCCTCCCTTACATTTGAAAAGGGCTTCCATTTCATCCACACCAGTGTGCAAGAGTTCTTGGCTGCCCTGTATTATGTTTTTCAGTCTATCTCAGGATCAGATCCATTTTCAGGCCTCAAATCAACCACAGGCCGCTATTTCCGGTCTGTGTGTAAGCAAATTGTGTCAGCTGTTCATAAGTTTGGCAGACCATACCGTCTCTTCCGCAGACGCATAAAGAAGGCTTTTCGTTGTGGGGAACAACATCAGTCTGGACACATGGATCTGTTCTGcag GTTTGTATGCGGCCTGTTGGTCCCTAGAACGCGCCTAATCTTAAATGGATTTTTCCCTGATGGACCACGGACACATCTTCTCTTATGCACACCCTCTCCAGATCCAACTCCTCCTTTCCTCCTCCATCTGTTACACTCCCAGCTCCAGAGCTCCACCCTCAGCCCAGAAAGGCAGGTCAATGTGTGTCACTGTCTTTACGAGGCTCAAGACCCTGATTTGTCACAACGGCTACAAGGCTGGATGAAAGTCCTTTCAGAGCAGGCCTCAAATCAGTCTGGCTCTGTGAACAGAGACTGGAGCGAGCTGGCTTTCCTGTTACAGCTGAGCCCAGACCTGCAGTTTCTAAAACTAGATGCACAAGCACTCAATGCTGATGGGCTCCGCAGGCTCTTACCAGTTCTTCCTCTCTTTTCAACACTCAG TGTGGAACAGAATCCTCTTGGCCCAGAGGGGGCGGCTGTGCTATCCCTTGCTCTGCAAAATCCAGACTGTTGCATTCAGAGGCTGTG GGTGGTCGCGACAGGGCTTGGCTGTGAGGGCGTTAAGATTCTTGCAGAAGCACTGAAAGAAAATCGTACTGTGACTGACCTCAG AATGGCCATCAATAAAATTGGAGATGTTGGAGCTGGCTCTCTTGCAGAATTGTTGAGGACAAATCGCACTTTGACAGATATCAG ACTTCGTGACAACCATGTGACAGACAAAGGAGCTGAACTCCTCATGGTGGCCCTAAAAGAGAACACTACATTACAATACCTGTG GATGACTGACAACAAGTTTTCCAAAGAGGGTGTCAAGAAGCTGAGAGAATTTGCAAAGAGCAGACCTAATCTTGACATTAAAGTTTGTGACTGA